The sequence below is a genomic window from Bradyrhizobium septentrionale.
GCCAGGCCGCTCATTCTCGCACGATCAGGATCGATCGCGCTTAGCTGTAGATCTCGAACAGGCCAGCGCCGCCCTGACCACCGCCGATGCACATGGTCACGACGCCCCACTTGGCCTTCCGGCGGCGGCCTTCCTGCAGCAGGTGGCCGGTGAGCCGGGCACCCGTCATGCCGAAGGGATGGCCGATCGCGATCGAGCCGCCATTGACGTTGTACTTCTCGGGATCGATGCCGAGCTGGTCGCGCGAATAGAGGCACTGGCTGGCGAACGCCTCATTGAGCTCCCAGAGATCGATGTCGTCGATCTTCAGGCCGTGGCGCTTCAAGAGCTTCGGCACGGCGAAGACCGGACCGATGGCCATCTCATCGGGCTCGCAGCCGGCCGAGGCCCAGGCCACGAAGCGGCCGAGCGGGTTGAGGCCGCGCTTCTCGGCGTCCTTGGCTTCCATCAGCACCACCGCGGCGGCGCCGTCGGACAGCTGGCTGGCATTGCCGGCGGTGACGAACTTGCCCGGACCCTTGACCGGCTCGAGCTTGGCAAGGCCCTCCAGCGTGGTCTCGGGGCGGTTGCACTCGTCGCGATCGACGACGTAGTCGACGATCGACTCGGCCTTGGTCGCCTTGTCGACCACCTTCATCCTGGTCTTCATCGGGACGATTTCGTCCTTGAACTTGTTGGCCTGCTGCGCGGCCGCCATGCGGCGCTGCGACTCCAGCGAATACTCGTCCTGGTATTCGCGGCTGAGCTTGTAGCGCTCGGCGACGATGTCGGCGGTATCGATCATCGCCATGAAGATGGCAGGCGCGGTCTTGAGCAAGTCCGGATCGACCGATTCCTTCGGCGTGCCGCCACCGGGAATCGAGATGCTCTCGACGCCGCCGGCGACGATGCAATCGGAGCCGTCGGAGCGGATCGAGTTGGCGGCCATCGCGATGGTCTGCAGGCCCGACGAGCAGAAGCGGTTCACCGAGACGCCCGCGGTCGTCTTCGGCAGGCCGGCGAGCAGCGCCGCCTGACGGCCGATGTTCGGCGCGCCATGCGCGCAATTGCCGAGATAGCAATCCTCGACATAATCCTTGTCGACGCCGGCGCGCTCGACCGCGTGCTTGATGGCATGCCCGGCCAGCGACATCGGCGGGGTGATGTTGAATCCGCCACGGCCGGACTTCGCCAGGCCAGTGCGCGCGTAGGAAACGATTACGGCTTCACGCATTGTTTTCTCCCTCAAAATGGATGATTTCAGCTTGGATGCTGTCTTCGTACACATGGGGCGTCAAGGCAACAGAAATAAGCGCCATCAAAATACCGCCCTGCGGAACGGAAGTGGCCCCGACGCAACCGACGAAGCAGGATCACGTGGCGGCGCGGATGAAGCCTACTAACGTGCCTGGAATTCCGAGGTGCTCCTCACAGGGCCGATTTCGCGAGCATCATGTGAATTCCCTTATTGCCGTCGACCAATTGCGTCACGCGCAGATTGCCTGCGAGAGAACACAGCATGTACGCCTCGTTGCGCGTGAGATTCGTGCGCGCGCAGATGTGGTTGACCATCTCGCGGACGGCTTGTTTGGCGGCGTCGTCCAGGTCTTCGTCCAGTCCGATCGAGATGAGATGGGTTGCATTTTCTGCAAACGGCCATTTGACCCGCATGTCCTTCCGCACGGTCAGGCGGACCGTGCCTGTGACTCCGGTCTCCAGGGCCGTGATACAGACTTCGCCGTCACCCTGAACGGCGTGCCCATCGCCGGCGAAAAACAGAGCGCCCTCATTGAATACCGGCAGATACAGCGTGGTGCCCGCGCGGAGCTCCTTGTTGTCCATGTTGCCGCCGAACGCGCGCGGGACCGGCGATCCGCACCGGCCCCACGCCGGCGGCGGCGCGGTTGCCAGGATTCCGAAAAACGGACTGAGCTCGATCCTGCTGCCCCAGGGCATCGTACAAAAATTTCCATCGCGGTCGATGGTCGGATGAATGGTTTCGTAGTCG
It includes:
- a CDS encoding acetamidase/formamidase family protein, with protein sequence MPRRHEIPATPENMVWGYLDSASPPVLTVESGDSVTLHSFPAGGKETLPDDFGRVPADYLHALNTLPPGPGPHFITGPIYVKGAQVGDTLQVDILDVNVRQDWGFVSILPLLGTLPDEFTDYETIHPTIDRDGNFCTMPWGSRIELSPFFGILATAPPPAWGRCGSPVPRAFGGNMDNKELRAGTTLYLPVFNEGALFFAGDGHAVQGDGEVCITALETGVTGTVRLTVRKDMRVKWPFAENATHLISIGLDEDLDDAAKQAVREMVNHICARTNLTRNEAYMLCSLAGNLRVTQLVDGNKGIHMMLAKSAL
- a CDS encoding thiolase family protein, producing MREAVIVSYARTGLAKSGRGGFNITPPMSLAGHAIKHAVERAGVDKDYVEDCYLGNCAHGAPNIGRQAALLAGLPKTTAGVSVNRFCSSGLQTIAMAANSIRSDGSDCIVAGGVESISIPGGGTPKESVDPDLLKTAPAIFMAMIDTADIVAERYKLSREYQDEYSLESQRRMAAAQQANKFKDEIVPMKTRMKVVDKATKAESIVDYVVDRDECNRPETTLEGLAKLEPVKGPGKFVTAGNASQLSDGAAAVVLMEAKDAEKRGLNPLGRFVAWASAGCEPDEMAIGPVFAVPKLLKRHGLKIDDIDLWELNEAFASQCLYSRDQLGIDPEKYNVNGGSIAIGHPFGMTGARLTGHLLQEGRRRKAKWGVVTMCIGGGQGGAGLFEIYS